The Selenomonas sp. AB3002 sequence GGGCCATGCCCAGGGCTTCCCCTATCTCATTGGACTTCATTTCCAGCCAGTAGGTCATTTCCAATATCTTCTGCTGGCGTTCCGGCAGCTGCTTGATGGCCCTCCGCAGGGCCTCGTTGCGCTCGTCAGAGAGGACCTGCTGCTCCGGGGTCTCGCTGTCCGGCCCCGCAGGGTCGAAAGCCTCATCCCAGGCAGTCTCCGTAGTGAACTCCCGGGAGCCATAGCGCTTGTTCATGGCGTTCTGGGCAATGCGGAAAAGCCAGGTGGAGAAGGCCCCCCGCTCCGGGTCATAGTCCTTCAGATGCTGGAAGCAGCGCAGGAAAGTATCGCTGACCAGCTCGTCTGCCAGGGTGCTGTCCAGAGTTCTCTTCAGCAGGAACTTGTAGACCCGGGGGAAGAAATGCTCATACAGCTCTGTGAACGCCCCCTCATCCGTGACAGCGGCCTGGGCCACACGACCCCAGTAGTCCGTGTCCTTTTTGATGGGGAATGACGCGATTTTTGCCATTATTTTTCCTCCTCTTCCTCCTCCTGCAAAAATTTTTCTGCCTGCTCAAGCGCCTTGTCAGCGGAAGCCCCCATCTGGGCGGCCTCATCGTAAACAGCTGCGTCAAACCCCACGGGCATCCCCATGGCTTTTTCCAGAGCTGCGCGGTACAGGTTGTACTGATAGAGGGCCGTGCAGTAGTTCGATCTTGCCTGGGTGAGCCGTTCCTGGGCATCTGCCACCGAGAGGAGGATATCCACGCCTTCCTCATAGCGCACCTGGGCAATCATATAGCTTTCCTCTGCCTTGGCTACCGAAGCAGCCGCCTCGCGGATATTCGCCTCGGCCGCCTTCATCTCCGTATAAGCGGAGCTGGTTTCCAGGGCGATGTTTTTCTTCACCCGGCGGGCCTCGGCCTCGTACTGTTCTATAGCTGCCTTGGCGCTGCCCACATTGGCCCTAGTCACGCCGTTGTCAAAGAGACTCCAGGACAGGCTGATGCCGGCTTCCCAGCTGTTGCTGCGCTCGCTGCGGAAGGGCTCATTGGAAGCGATGCTCTGGCCCGCCACCCCTTTGATCTGGGGACGATAGCCTGCCTTGGCAGCTTCCTTTTTGGCCTCGGCGGCTTTCACGGCGTATTCTGCCGCCAGCCCGTCGGGCCTGTTCGCCAGGGCGTAATCCTCACATTCTGCCAAATCCCGGGGATATGGCTCATAGGTGAAGGCATCCGTGGGTTCTACCACTGTCCCCCTGGGCAGTCCCACCACCCTGGCCAGAGTGGCGCGGGCCACCTCTGCGGCACCTTCGGCGTTCACCAGATTCTGCCGGTAATTGTAGCGGCGGACTTCCATCAGCAGCACATCTGCCTTGGCTACAGCCCCCTCGCTGTACTGGTCGGAAATGAACCGCAGCTGCATATCCGCCATGTTCACTGCCTCCCGGGCAATGCGGGCCAGATTTTCCCTGTGCACCAGATTGGCATAGGCCTCAGCCGCCTTGTAGCGGGTCTGCTGGCGCTGGTTCTCCACCGTCAGGTCTGCCTGGTTCAGCCGGTAGCGGTTGAGGGCAATCTGGTTCTCCAGCTGTCCCCCGGTATAGAGGGGAATGGACAAGCCCCAGCTGTTGGCAAAGGTGTTGCTGTAGCCATAAGAACCTACGGTCTGGGTAGTGAGCACAGGTATCTGCCCCATAACGTAGCCCACGGGTACTGTCTCCCGATGGGGATTGCCATAGTTATCATGGGCCATCTTAGCCGACCTGTAATTCCTGCCCCCGATGCGGTAGGCCTGT is a genomic window containing:
- a CDS encoding sigma-70 family RNA polymerase sigma factor is translated as MAKIASFPIKKDTDYWGRVAQAAVTDEGAFTELYEHFFPRVYKFLLKRTLDSTLADELVSDTFLRCFQHLKDYDPERGAFSTWLFRIAQNAMNKRYGSREFTTETAWDEAFDPAGPDSETPEQQVLSDERNEALRRAIKQLPERQQKILEMTYWLEMKSNEIGEALGMAPSSVRVALKQARDSLRKILGEE
- a CDS encoding TolC family protein produces the protein MKKAIVLAIAALSCCPWGVAAADDNEELEAALGQAAMAAAEPAALPEEMPLEGPVRLSLAESIGLALDTDETIEAAEAGRKAARWDLSAARRAKGPSITWNSQAYRIGGRNYRSAKMAHDNYGNPHRETVPVGYVMGQIPVLTTQTVGSYGYSNTFANSWGLSIPLYTGGQLENQIALNRYRLNQADLTVENQRQQTRYKAAEAYANLVHRENLARIAREAVNMADMQLRFISDQYSEGAVAKADVLLMEVRRYNYRQNLVNAEGAAEVARATLARVVGLPRGTVVEPTDAFTYEPYPRDLAECEDYALANRPDGLAAEYAVKAAEAKKEAAKAGYRPQIKGVAGQSIASNEPFRSERSNSWEAGISLSWSLFDNGVTRANVGSAKAAIEQYEAEARRVKKNIALETSSAYTEMKAAEANIREAAASVAKAEESYMIAQVRYEEGVDILLSVADAQERLTQARSNYCTALYQYNLYRAALEKAMGMPVGFDAAVYDEAAQMGASADKALEQAEKFLQEEEEEEK